ttttaaatttttatctattatatttagagaacaaaaatttaaatattttgtaaaattattaaaattttaaaatataaattattaataaaaatatattttacataaattattaatttaaattcataaattattaatttaaataaataaaattaaatatgtaataattaaatttaaaatgaatttaaataatttataataaattttaacgaagtttaagataaattaaaatattaaaaatattaattaaatttaaatttacatgATTTTCACATTTACTCTCATTGCTATAAAGAAAGATATTGCATTGCAGAGAATCTTTTGATATTTTTAGGCCAATTAGAGTACATAGAGACCACCGTCAACAACCGTATATCCAATTCTTTTAAGAGTGCTGCTAAATAGCTCAATTTGAGCTGGCTCAAATGGTATTAATGTATGTAGTTTTACTATTATACCCTTAAAAGAAAGAGAGGAAACAATTTAAAAATGGCTTCAAAGCTTGGAGCTGGTAAGATAGCTCATTTCATGGCTCATGCAAAGGAAAGCGTGCATGCAACAAGCTATTATTGCTTGCAGCCATGCACACCATTCAATAACTGATGATTCGATAAGTGTGTCTATTAATGCATACACATATGAGCTAACACATGCAGCAGTGATGAGCATTCCTTGTTTTTGCCTtccttaaaatattttcattctttgtttttgccttccttaaaatattttcattctttgttttttcttttaaagttgaTTCATTCTCTcagttttttcaatttttttatggcGGGGTTAAGTCAGGGAAGGTCATATCGTAGGCAAttgtttgatgagatatttgattttagtgaagatgatagTTTGTTCACTGAAGATGTGGAGGAAGATGAATCAGCTGGTGATCAAGATATGAACGAAGGAGGCATTAGAGCAGTAGCAAACACTAATGCTATTGAAGAAGGTCCTCTAACAGGGATGTTATTTCCTTGTATCAGCACTATGTTCAACTTCTATAAAGAACATGCTAGATTGAAAGGTTTTAGTGTTTTCAAAAGATCAGCAGTTAATGTACGGGGTGGATCTCGCAAATATCAAACAATTAGTTGCGATAAAGGAAGGAAAGCAATTGGTGCGAAATCATCAAAAAGGATAAATTGTCCTGCAAAGATTAATGCAATCCTAAGAGAAAATGGAATGTGGCGATTTCAAAAGTTATTTCAAGTCACAATCACGAATTGGAACCTTCTATGTCTAGATTGATGGTTGCTCAGTGTCACCGAATATGGATATGAAGAGGAGATTGGAGGCAAACGATATAGCCGCATAAGACCCGCAAAAAGCATTAGGTTGCTTGAAGTTCAAGCAGGTGGACCAGAAAATTTAAGCTGTTTGTCAAAGGATTGTCGAAACTTCATTGAGCGAAAGAGGAGGCTACGACTTGGTGATGGTGATGCTGAGGCTATACGTAAGTTGTTTGTGAGAATGCAACGAAACGATCCTGAGTTTTTCTATTCATTTGATCTTGATGATGATTCCAGGCTTTCAAATGTTCTATGGGTTCATCCTCGTAGTC
This sequence is a window from Hevea brasiliensis isolate MT/VB/25A 57/8 unplaced genomic scaffold, ASM3005281v1 Scaf431, whole genome shotgun sequence. Protein-coding genes within it:
- the LOC131177380 gene encoding protein FAR-RED IMPAIRED RESPONSE 1-like, which produces MAGLSQGRSYRRQLFDEIFDFSEDDSLFTEDVEEDESAGDQDMNEGGIRAVANTNAIEEGPLTGMLFPCISTMFNFYKEHARLKGFSVFKRSAVNVRGGSRKYQTISCDKGRKAIGAKSSKRINCPAKINAILRENGMWRFQNVTEYGYEEEIGGKRYSRIRPAKSIRLLEVQAGGPENLSCLSKDCRNFIERKRRLRLGDGDAEAIRKLFVRMQRNDPEFFYSFDLDDDSRLSNVLWVHPRSRAAYEEFNDVVSFDTTYLVNRYKLPFATIVGVNHHGQSILLGCALISHEDVNTFKWLFMTWLEAMEDVHPNSILTDQCESMRKAIREVMPNTRHRFCLWHILCKVPEKFKGVTDYDSACLEFKAVIYDSLTIEMFERNWNEFVVKHGLERNEWLSKLYVDREYWYEIAMCDKNEKEFYADFKSKNTVPTEKGRREADNEPGIERHKIMEKSIINNWFHREFVYDVE